One window of Doryrhamphus excisus isolate RoL2022-K1 chromosome 13, RoL_Dexc_1.0, whole genome shotgun sequence genomic DNA carries:
- the LOC131140518 gene encoding REST corepressor 1-like, whose amino-acid sequence MPVILDRTSEGGGKRRSRGPGAAVSIGGKSVSGNGSGSRNGWEDGSSASSSDEEHGRGGMRVGPQYQAVVPDFDPEVARTCQLTDSVDMLVWTPSSGVHNQLDEYITIAKDKHGYNMEQALGMLFWHQHNVEKSLADLPNFTPFPDEWTVEDRVLFEQAFSFHGKSFRRIQQMLPDKSMASLVRFYYSWKKSRTRTSLMDRQHRKVKRDRDDSDDESRGNAASDLESTQVKDVPKELTSGSERSQMKSSAGLKSAGFKASHRAKKRPPRGMFLKQEDVVSLSSTCAPGVLRQLDAQLTAVKRHVQSIKQANGSLKEKLKCGVDEFRQDEVNWKTNGRWSTDEQLLAVQAIRKYGRDFQAISDVIGNKSVVQVKNFLVNYRRRFNLDEVLQEWEAENGLEGRDGTESNKAGPSDDDASKDVALANGSSDL is encoded by the exons ATGCCGGTAATCCTTGACAGAACCTCGGAGGGTGGAGGCAAGAGGAGAAGCAGGGGCCCCGGAGCGGCAGTCAGCATCGGGGGGAAGAGCGTGTCGGGGAATGGAAGCGGTAGCAGGAACGGCTGGGAAGATGGAAGTTCGGCATCAAGCAGTGATGAGGAACACG GCAGAGGGGGGATGCGGGTCGGACCGCAGTACCAAGCGGTGGTTCCGGACTTTGATCCAG AGGTGGCGAGGACGTGTCAGCTGACAGACAGTGTGGACATGCTGGTGTGGACGCCCAGCAGTGGCGTACACAATCAAT TGGATGAATACATCACCATTGCTAAAGACAAGCACGGATACAACATGGAACAG GCGTTAGGGATGTTGTTTTGGCATCAACACAACGTTGAAAAGTCGTTGGCCGACCTTCCGAACTTCACACCGTTTCCTGACGAGTGGACGGTGGAGGACCGGGTTCTGTTCGAGCAGGCCTTCAGCTTCCACGGGAAGAGTTTTCGTCGCATCCAGCAGATG CTGCCTGACAAGTCCATGGCCAGCCTGGTCCGGTTTTACTACTCGTGGAAAAAAAGCCGCACCAGAACCAGTCTCATGGACCGGCAACACCGCAAAGTCAAGCGGGACAGAGATGACAG tgacGACGAGAGCCGTGGAAATGCTGCCAGTGATTTGGAGTCCACTCAAGTCAAAGATGTCCCCAAGGAG TTGACTTCTGGATCAGAGCGGTCACAGATGAAAAGTAGCGCTGGACTGAAA tcagCAGGGTTCAAAGCGTCCCACAGGGCCAAGAAACGTCCGCCCAGGGGAATGTTCCTGAAGCAGGAGGATGTGGTCTCCTTGTCCTCCACGTGCGCTCCTGGCGTCCTACGACAGCTCGACGCTCAACTCACGGCCGTCAAGAGACAC gtcCAGAGCATCAAACAGGCCAACGGTTCTCTCAAGGAGAAGCTGAAATGCGGCGTGGATGAGTTCAGACAAGACGAG GTGAACTGGAAGACGAACGGTCGCTGGAGCACAGACGAGCAGCTGCTGGCCGTCCAAG CCATCAGGAAGTACGGGCGGGACTTCCAGGCCATCTCAGATGTGATTGGGAACAAGTCGGTGGTCCAGGTGAAGAACTTCCTGGTCAACTACAGACGCAGATTTAACCTGGATGAAGTCCTTCAGGAGTGGGAGGCCGAAAACGGCTTGGAGGGCCGAGACGGTACGGAGAGCAATAAGGCCGGTCCGTCAGATGACGATGCGTCCAAGG ACGTCGCCCTTGCCAATGGTTcctctgacctttga
- the LOC131140517 gene encoding TNF receptor-associated factor 3-like isoform X2: MSAGRSVDRREVQVPLQQVAPSLVLPLSVAPPITPPPSRPANPWPPSDSSQGVTAGFLPLHGGFTDRFVESPEEKYLCESCRLVLCQPRQTECGHRFCQSCIADILSRPNPVCPADMEPLFSNKIFRDVCCHREIMTLKVHCRSENKGCQEQMSLQQIPEHLNVCPFFEVPCPLGKCKERMMRKEIPDHLSWKCKHREAACDFCMTKMPLTDLQLASHQHECPKAQVSCPYHRYGCSYKGLNQDVRQHETSSAAEHLKMMRVNNVSLESKVDEVKGELMDKCKVLPVLSTRLCEVENQNNELREKSRHMEQKVASMQKLMSSHSEKLLEVELDLRSLTLLREELDKLRLSLDNVRSRLNTVEQGGRSGSGTLTLASLETQQHRHGDMLSVHDIRLADMDLRFQVLETASYNGTLIWKIRDYKRRKQEAVAAKTLSLYSQPFYTGYFGYKMCARVYLNGDGMGKGTHLSLFFVVMRGEYDALLPWPFKQKVTLMLMDQGASRKHLGDAFKPDPNSSSFRRPAAEMNIASGCPLFVSQSVLESGSYIKDDTIFIKVTVDTSDLPDP; encoded by the exons ATGTCAGCTGGACGCAGTGTTGACAGGAGGGAGGTGCAGGTTCCCCTCCAGCAGGTGGCGCCTTCTCTTGTTCTGCCCCTGTCTGTGGCCCCGCCCATCACCCCGCCTCCCAGCCGACCAGCCAATCCCTGGCCTCCGAGTGACTCTTCACAAG GGGTCACTGCGGGCTTCCTGCCGCTTCATGGTGGCTTCACGGATCGCTTTGTTGAGAGTCCTGAGGAGAAGTATCTGTGCGAGTCCTGCAGGCTGGTCCTGTGTCAGCCTCGCCAGACCGAGTGCGGACATCGCTTCTGTCAGAGCTGCATCGCTGACATCCTCAG TCGCCCCAACCCCGTGTGCCCGGCTGACATGGAACCATTGTTCAGCAACAAA ATCTTTCGAGACGTTTGCTGCCATCGGGAAATCATGACGCTGAAGGTTCACTGTCGCAGTGAAAACAAAGGCTGTCAGGAGCAGATGAGTCTGCAGCAGATACCC GAGCACCTCAACGTGTGTCCGTTCTTCGAGGTTCCTTGTCCGCTGGGGAAATGCAAGGAGCGAATGATGAGGAAAGAAATTCCTGACCACCTGAGCTGGAAATGCAAACACCGAGAGGCCGCGTGCGACTTTTGTATGACCAAGATGCCGCTGACCGACCTACAG CTGGCCAGTCACCAACACGAATGTCCCAAAGCTCAGGTGAGCTGTCCGTATCATCGCTACGGCTGCTCCTACAAA GGTTTGAATCAGGACGTCAGACAGCATGAGACATCTTCTGCGGCCGAGCACCTGAAGATGATGCGTGTGAATAACGTTTCATTGGAGAGCAAG GTGGACGAGGTCAAAGGTGAGTTGATGGACAAGTGCAAAGTTCTTCCCGTCCTCAGCACTCGCCTGTGCGAAGTGGAGAACCAGAACAATGAGCTAAGGGAGAAGAGTCGACACATGGAGCAGAAGGTGGCGTCCATGCAG AAGCTGATGAGCTCTCATTCAGAGAAGCTGTTGGAGGTGGAGCTTGACCTCCGTTCCCTCACTTTGCTCAGAGAGGAGTTGGACAAGCTCCGCCTGTCTCTGGACAACGTCCGCAGCAGACTCAACACCGTTGAACAAGGAGGACGCTCCGGCAGTGGAACGCTTACTTTGG CCTCCCTGGAGACGCAACAGCATCGCCATGGCGACATGCTGAGCGTACACGACATCCGGCTGGCCGACATGGACCTGCGTTTTCAGGTGCTGGAGACCGCCAGCTACAACGGGACGCTCATCTGGAAGATCCGTGACTACAAGAGACGGAAACAGGAAGCGGTGGCCGCAAAGACTTTATCGTTGTATTCACAGCCATTCTACACGGGTTATTTTGGCTATAAAATGTGCGCGCGCGTCTACCTGAACGGAGACGGCATGGGCAAAGGGACGCACCTGTCGCTCTTCTTCGTGGTGATGCGGGGCGAGTACGACGCTCTGTTGCCCTGGCCCTTCAAACAGAAG GTGACGCTCATGCTGATGGACCAGGGTGCGTCTCGGAAGCACCTGGGCGACGCCTTCAAGCCCGACCCAAACAGCAGCAGCTTCAGACGTCCCGCCGCAGAGATGAACATCGCCTCCGGATGTCCTCTCTTCGTTTCCCAGAGCGTCCTGGAGTCCGGCAGTTACATCAAGGATGACACCATTTTCATCAAG GTTACCGTGGATACGTCTGACCTTCCTGATCCGTGA
- the LOC131140517 gene encoding TNF receptor-associated factor 3-like isoform X1, whose translation MSAGRSVDRREVQVPLQQVAPSLVLPLSVAPPITPPPSRPANPWPPSDSSQGVTAGFLPLHGGFTDRFVESPEEKYLCESCRLVLCQPRQTECGHRFCQSCIADILSRPNPVCPADMEPLFSNKIFRDVCCHREIMTLKVHCRSENKGCQEQMSLQQIPEHLNVCPFFEVPCPLGKCKERMMRKEIPDHLSWKCKHREAACDFCMTKMPLTDLQKHQETVCPAFPVSCPNLCSFSSLPRRELASHQHECPKAQVSCPYHRYGCSYKGLNQDVRQHETSSAAEHLKMMRVNNVSLESKVDEVKGELMDKCKVLPVLSTRLCEVENQNNELREKSRHMEQKVASMQKLMSSHSEKLLEVELDLRSLTLLREELDKLRLSLDNVRSRLNTVEQGGRSGSGTLTLASLETQQHRHGDMLSVHDIRLADMDLRFQVLETASYNGTLIWKIRDYKRRKQEAVAAKTLSLYSQPFYTGYFGYKMCARVYLNGDGMGKGTHLSLFFVVMRGEYDALLPWPFKQKVTLMLMDQGASRKHLGDAFKPDPNSSSFRRPAAEMNIASGCPLFVSQSVLESGSYIKDDTIFIKVTVDTSDLPDP comes from the exons ATGTCAGCTGGACGCAGTGTTGACAGGAGGGAGGTGCAGGTTCCCCTCCAGCAGGTGGCGCCTTCTCTTGTTCTGCCCCTGTCTGTGGCCCCGCCCATCACCCCGCCTCCCAGCCGACCAGCCAATCCCTGGCCTCCGAGTGACTCTTCACAAG GGGTCACTGCGGGCTTCCTGCCGCTTCATGGTGGCTTCACGGATCGCTTTGTTGAGAGTCCTGAGGAGAAGTATCTGTGCGAGTCCTGCAGGCTGGTCCTGTGTCAGCCTCGCCAGACCGAGTGCGGACATCGCTTCTGTCAGAGCTGCATCGCTGACATCCTCAG TCGCCCCAACCCCGTGTGCCCGGCTGACATGGAACCATTGTTCAGCAACAAA ATCTTTCGAGACGTTTGCTGCCATCGGGAAATCATGACGCTGAAGGTTCACTGTCGCAGTGAAAACAAAGGCTGTCAGGAGCAGATGAGTCTGCAGCAGATACCC GAGCACCTCAACGTGTGTCCGTTCTTCGAGGTTCCTTGTCCGCTGGGGAAATGCAAGGAGCGAATGATGAGGAAAGAAATTCCTGACCACCTGAGCTGGAAATGCAAACACCGAGAGGCCGCGTGCGACTTTTGTATGACCAAGATGCCGCTGACCGACCTACAG AAACATCAGGAGACGGTGTGTCCGGCGTTCCCCGTGTCTTGTCCTAACCTCTGCTCCTTCTCCTCGCTGCCACGGCGCGAG CTGGCCAGTCACCAACACGAATGTCCCAAAGCTCAGGTGAGCTGTCCGTATCATCGCTACGGCTGCTCCTACAAA GGTTTGAATCAGGACGTCAGACAGCATGAGACATCTTCTGCGGCCGAGCACCTGAAGATGATGCGTGTGAATAACGTTTCATTGGAGAGCAAG GTGGACGAGGTCAAAGGTGAGTTGATGGACAAGTGCAAAGTTCTTCCCGTCCTCAGCACTCGCCTGTGCGAAGTGGAGAACCAGAACAATGAGCTAAGGGAGAAGAGTCGACACATGGAGCAGAAGGTGGCGTCCATGCAG AAGCTGATGAGCTCTCATTCAGAGAAGCTGTTGGAGGTGGAGCTTGACCTCCGTTCCCTCACTTTGCTCAGAGAGGAGTTGGACAAGCTCCGCCTGTCTCTGGACAACGTCCGCAGCAGACTCAACACCGTTGAACAAGGAGGACGCTCCGGCAGTGGAACGCTTACTTTGG CCTCCCTGGAGACGCAACAGCATCGCCATGGCGACATGCTGAGCGTACACGACATCCGGCTGGCCGACATGGACCTGCGTTTTCAGGTGCTGGAGACCGCCAGCTACAACGGGACGCTCATCTGGAAGATCCGTGACTACAAGAGACGGAAACAGGAAGCGGTGGCCGCAAAGACTTTATCGTTGTATTCACAGCCATTCTACACGGGTTATTTTGGCTATAAAATGTGCGCGCGCGTCTACCTGAACGGAGACGGCATGGGCAAAGGGACGCACCTGTCGCTCTTCTTCGTGGTGATGCGGGGCGAGTACGACGCTCTGTTGCCCTGGCCCTTCAAACAGAAG GTGACGCTCATGCTGATGGACCAGGGTGCGTCTCGGAAGCACCTGGGCGACGCCTTCAAGCCCGACCCAAACAGCAGCAGCTTCAGACGTCCCGCCGCAGAGATGAACATCGCCTCCGGATGTCCTCTCTTCGTTTCCCAGAGCGTCCTGGAGTCCGGCAGTTACATCAAGGATGACACCATTTTCATCAAG GTTACCGTGGATACGTCTGACCTTCCTGATCCGTGA